The Microtus ochrogaster isolate Prairie Vole_2 chromosome 10, MicOch1.0, whole genome shotgun sequence genome contains the following window.
NNNNNNNNNNNNNNNNNNNNNNNNNNNNNNNNNNNNNNNNNNNNNNNNNNNNNNNNNNNNNNNNNNNNNNNNNNNNNNNNNNNNNNNNNNNNNNNNNNNNNNNNNNNNNNNNNNNNNNNNNNNNNNNNNNNNNNNNNNNNNNNNNNNNNNNNNNNNNNNNNNNNNNNNNNNNNNNNNNNNNNNNNNNNNNNNNNNNNNNNNNNNNNNGGACAGGACATACATGACAtgaaggagggaaaggggggaCAGGACATACAtgaaggagggaaaggggggaCAGGACATACATGAGGGTGGGACAGGGGGGACAGGACATACATGACATGAGGGTGGGAAAGGGGGGACAGGACATACATGACATGAGGGTAGGAAAGGGGGACAGGACATACATGACATGAGGGTAGGAAAGAGGTTATGATGGCAGAAAAGTATTGGGGATAGGGGTGTGGGAGAAGAGGATTGGGAAAggatagaaaaaaacaaattatatttgaaaatggcATAACAGAACCTAAGACTTTATGTGCTGATGAAACCATTGACAGGAAgcggggaagaaggaaggagagaaacaaagaagtgagaaaggaaagggagaggtaCATGACTCCCACAGGGTGGCTGCTGGCCAGATGTGTGTGCCTGAGCACCGGCAGGCTTGGTGTCACGACTTTCCCACCCCAGAAGAGGAGGGGTCCCGTAAGGAAAGAGAGGACCCTTGCATGACTCCATGCTTTTCTGCACTTTTTCTGGAGGCTTCTGCTTCCCTGATAATCTCCACAATATGAAGTCATTTTCCTGCCCCTAGAGGGGATCCTGGATGAGGTTCCACCTTTAACCCTGGAACCAAGGTCTGCCTGTGCTCACTTCCTCCTGAGGGAACCCTGGGGCATGCCACAGGCTCACCTGCACGAAAACAGGGAACACCAGGACTTTGGGGGCCAGGGTGACATAGGTGCCGTAGCTTGAATGCGGGACATGTGGTCTCAGGGCTGAGCAATCTTGGTAGTTGTTGTAGCCCTTCATGGTCTGCACTGTCTTCATCAGTCGGGACTTCTTGCCCAGGCCAGTGTAAGATTTCCCTTTAGTGGTAGTCCCTGGTTCTGTGGAGCAGAGGTGGGGGACAGTCAGTCCCTTCCATCATCCCACATAAGAACAAGGAACAAGACCCAGTCAGGGAACCctgggccagccagtctagcctcaGCCTTAAGGGATCCAGAGCTAGGCAGGAGCCCCCAGCCCACAtcctgagcatctctccagccctcagtgaTGTCAGACCTGGGCAGTTTGTTAATACTCATTGCACtgtggttttgctcttgttttgagATGCAGTCTTGTCATACAGCCTAGGCTGCTTGATTTTGGGGGTCTTCTGCTTCCACTCCACCTCTTGTGACCCAGGcatcgaaacaaacaaacaaatctatttACCAGCTTAGCActtttggaaacaaaagaaattgtctaggcatgctggcacatgccAGGAACCCCAGAATCCAGGAAGCAGAAGACCCCCAAAATCAAGCAGCCTAGGCTGTATGACAAGACTGCATctcaaaacaagagcaaaaccacaGTGCAATGAGTATTAACAAACTGCCCAGGTCTGACAtcactgagggctggagagatgctcaggggttaagagcatggcctgctcttccagaggtcctgagttcaattcccagcaaccacacggtggctcacaaccatccgtaatgagatctggtgccctcttgggaagagacctggtcagtcgtcctcatcagctCAGATCATCAAACCCAGTATGGACAAGTCCAACAGAACCGCCATGTACGGGATGCCCATGCGtgtttcagcattgccagggcaggACGTGCATTCATTTCTGACCTCACTGAGCCTCGGGACCCACATGGAGCATGAGTAGGAGCAGAGGGGGCCTCACAAGGGGTAGGGCATGTGAttatcctcctgtttccatcctAACCCAGATCTCCTGCCCATCACCTCCCAGGCCCTACGGACACAGGTCTGTCCCCCGCAGTATGAAGGATACTTGTCCACCACCATCAATTTGTCTAGAATAAGAAGTGGCATTTGTGTGCTATGGAGGCAAGCAGCGGGAACAAGGCCCAGTGAtgggactcacacacacacacctaggctCCTCCCTAGGATGTGTTGCCAGGGGAAATCAGCCAGGTTCTTCCCTGACTAAGGTGCCCAGCCTGGGTCTCAGAGCCCAGGCTTCCCCTAGCGTTCTGCAACCAGTGAACAGGTGGCCTGACCCAGCAACCTCTCAGGGAAGCTCCCCACCAACGCAAGGCCACAGGCCACAGGCAGAGGAAACAACCCAGAGGGTTTGGTTTCACACTTGctgtcttcccccacccccaaggcccCTTCTCACAGAGAGGTGAGAAAAACATGTCAATGCCCCCCCCAAGTGACCCCAGTCATCACAGACTGGTGGCAGCAATGCTCCCCACCCTCCCACAAGTGACCAGCCATCACAGACTGGTGGCAGCAATGTTCCCCACCCCTACAAGTGACCAGCCATCACAGACTGGTGGTAGTACTGCTCCCTGACCCCCACAAGTGACCAGCNNNNNNNNNNNNNNNNNNNNNNNNNNNNNNNNNNNNNNNNNNNNNNNNNNNNNNNNNNNNNNNNNNNNNNNNNNNNNNNNNNNNNNNNNNNNNNNNNNNNNNNNNNNNNNNNNNNNNNNNNNNNNNNNNNNNNNNNNNNNNNNNNNNNNNNNNNNNNNNNNNNNNNNNNNNNNNNNNNNNNNNNNNNNNNNNNNNNNNNNNNNNNNNNNNNNNNNNNNNNNNNNNNNNNNNNNNNNNNNNNNNNNNNNNNNNNNNNNNNNNNNNNNNNNNNNNNNNNNNNNNNNNNNNNNNNNNNNNNNNNNNNNNNNNNNNNNNNNNNNNNNNNNNNNNNNNNNNNNNNNNNNNNNNNNNNNNNNNNNNNNNNNNNNNNNNNNNNNNNNNNNNNNNNNNNNNNNCTGACCCCCACAAGTGACCAGCCATCACAGACTGGTGGCAGCAATGCTCTCTGACCCCCACAAGTGACCAGCCATCACAGACTGGTTGTAGTACTGCTCCCTGACCCCCACAAGTGACCAGCCATCACACACTGGTGGCAGCAGTCAAACCACTTCCTGTCTATTCAGGGGGTGGCTTAGATGGTAACAAAGACGAGGCACCCAGATGGGGACAAGAGGtacagaggcagggaagaagtcccccagcttctcctctgACTTGGCCCTGGGGCTTAAAACGTTGCTTGTGCAGCGGCCTGGCCTTCCACTGGAAAAACCCAACCTGTGTCTCGAGGTCTATACTAGATTTGAGCTGGACAGGGCATGCTGAATGTGAGCAATGAGTGACTTCTGAGTCAGAAGCGAACTGCGCAGACTGCGCCATGTGGAGCAGGCTCCTTCCTTATCTGTCTCACTGGTCCAGGCCGCCAGCTAGACACTAAAAGGTTCCATGAGAAAGGGGGCTTGGAGGGGTAGGCTGGTATGTGATGGCAGGATGGGTAACCTCCAACACTCAGCCAACCACCAGTGAGAGCATGACAGAGAAGACCTGGGGGCCTGGAAACATGCCGTGAGTGAGGTTTGGAGGTAGGCAGACTGAGCTGGCAATGGTGCAGTCTGGAGCAGAAATAGGGTCTGAGGCCAACCagaccagaaggaaggaaggacacagtCCGCAGTGGAGAAATCTAGGCACTGGGCTCTAAGTTGAGACTTACAAGAGATTCCTTTTCTTTCAAGGCCCAGATGCCCAGCCCTGTTAGAGAACCTTAGTCACCAATCCGCCACTTGACACGTCTCTCTGTGTCCAGAAAGGAGGGGGACAGCTCAGTCCCATTATCCAGATAAGGAAATGGGGTTGGGCAAGCTGCCCAAGGTCACTGAGCTAGTAAAGGGCACCAGGCAGCACCAGCCCAATCTAGGCGCAGTCACTCCCTAAAGCCGCACCGCCACTCCCTTCTGGAGACGTGGCGCGAGGGGTGCGGCTCTCCGGAACTCATTTTCAAAGTTATCCTCTTTTAGAACAGCCCAGACTGCAGTCCGGTTGCTGAGCCCCACAAAGGCAAACTTCCACCTGTCACCTCCTGTGATGATATCTGGGCTAAACCCCAGTCATCTCCACCCCTCTAGCATCTGCTTCACTAACCAAACACAGTAATTACACGGCTTTGCTTCCAGCTTCCGAGGCCAGCCCtggcagtctctggctctggcagTGGTGAATCTGAGGTCATCCTGCCTTCACAGGACCGCCATAGCCAAACAAGCACTCTAGGCTCCAGAAAGGCCTCAAATCCTGTTAAATGCAAGATGGCGACATTGTCCCTGTCCCTGCTATTCAAGGCAAAATGAATGAACTCTCCTTCCTGAAAGGCCACCTCCTGGCAGACTAGAGGAATGTCCCCAGGGTGACAGCCCTAACCTCTGAACTCAGGACTTAGTGCTGAAATGAAGCAAAGTCAAGATCTTGATACacggcctggagagatgactcaattgGTAAAGTACTTGGTGCGCTAACCAGGTAGACCTGAGCCTTATTCCTGGTACCCAGGTAAAGTCAGGCGTGGTGGCAATGCACTGAGGAGGATAAGGACCCCTAGGGCTCACCAGCTGGCCAGCCCAGCTTAATCAGTAGCCTTGGACCCTTGTGACTGCCAACGGCTCATGGGTTTGACCTCTGGCCTCGACACGCttgcacactcacacccacacaaacaggCACGTAAGATCTTGACAGAAGGAATTCAAAACACCGCCACTGTTACTAATGCCATCACCTCTTCCTTTCTTGTCCCTTCCCCTGAGGCTTGGGTAGTTGTGCCCTTCTTGACTCTGTattttcagagaagaataaaagcaCAGGCACACTTGGGCAATGATCACACACAGACATCGCTAGAACCTGTGGAAAAGATCAAAGAGCTCCCGGCCCATGTGCATATGCCCACACAGATGACgcatctctccaggtcccttcCTCAGTGGCTTGCTTTCAAAACCATACAAAGAACTGGAGTCATTCTCCTTAGCCACTATGCCAAAGTCCCATCAGTTTCTGTTGCTGACAGGTCCTGGATCTGATGCTGGGCCCACAGAAAGAGACCAAGTCCAGCCCTGCCCCTAATAAAGTCACCATTTAGCAGTGACATATTCCCTCTACCCTAATGTGCCCACTAAAAGCTTTTAGACACTTACTGTTGAATCACTATCAGGGTTCTCCCCAGGAGAACCAGCTGCCCACAGGccccaggagggagaggaaggggtgcCTTCCATCAGCAGTCCTGAGCCTGATAGGAGCCTGTCTCCCCAAAGGCCCAAGTACCCACTTTAGCAGTCACCTTCTTCTTACTAATGGATGGAAGCTCACAGAACGAAACCCGAGAGAAGATGGGAAAGGCCACTCTCAAGGAAGGTCGTGGGTATTCTATAGGCACAGAAGAAGGGTTCAGTCACACTCGAGGTGAGCTTACAGGCCACATGGTGAGGCTGCCTTCAACCTTCCAGACCAGCTGGACCTTTGGGTCAGAGCTCTGTGCAGGGGTGTGAGGACCTAAAGGTAGCCCCCACCAGCTCCTCTACAGAGAGTTCATCTCCAGCCTTCCTGAACAAGTACTTGCTCTATGCCAGCTTCCATTTCTAGCCCAGAGTGTACAGGCCAACGGAGAAGAATGGATTAAACCACAGAGACCCCTATGTGGTTCAGAGGTGGCATCTTGCACTGTCTTTCAGCATGCAGGTAGCTACACACAACTGTTTCCCTAGAGAGTCCTCCAGACCAACCCCTGAGCAGCGAGCATTGATCCTGTTTTCTAGGTAAAGAAAGGAGGCTCAGGTTCCACGATGAAGATTCCAACCTGTGGCCTCACGGCACAACATTCCATGGCTGCTTTCCATGCAGGTTCAAGCATGGTGTCTCTGGCCCCTGATAGATATAGTTGCTCAGCAACACTGGCTAATAGCCAAATAAATGCTAAGCACTCGTCTCTTGGATCCCCCTCTACCACCTCAGTCCTGACCTTAAGGAAATACATACTCATTCAGTGAGAGGAAAAGGGTACCAGGAGGATAAGAGGTCTATGTCAATATGCTTGATAACCCCAACTCCATCAGAGAGGCCTCTCAACTCAAAGCAGGAAGTTGGGCCCGACCTCAGCTGCCCTCAGCTGCCTCCCCAGGCACAGTGGACAGCTCACCTTCGGGGATGGCATTCTCCTGATACACAGGCCGCAGCAACTGCAAGGGAAAGACAAGAGACCCAGCTTCAGTCCCAAGAATGTGGCAGAATAGTCCAGCAGGCAGCTGCACACAGGCCTGGGCACAAGAGAAACTCTTAAGGAGCGAGGTGGAATAGAGCTGAAAGAGGCTTCATGTACTGTGAAACTGTGGCCCTTTGAGATACCTCAACTTCCTTCACAGCAGCTTGCTCCAAAGTGCATCCCATGGACCACAGGAATGGAGGGCTGCCACAGCAGAGGTCTCCTCACAATCCAGTTTGCAGGTGGAGACTTTCTTAGCCCACCACAAGAACCTGTCCACATTCAGCTAGCTGTCCATACCTGGCTTCCGGGGTTCAGCGGGGCCAGGATGATGTAGTTGGGGTCGGTAGGGGTGGTGGTGCGCGACAGCGCAGGCAGGGTGTGTTGGCCGCTGCGCTTGCCCACTTCGGTGTAGCGCTCCCAGCCACCAAGCAGGAGCCCATCAGAGCTGTCACACACCAGGTGGCAGCTGTGGCGCTGCTCAGGACGGGATGGGGCCCCATGGGTACAGTTCTTCTCCCTCTTGTTAGGGGGTGACAGGAGGTCATGTGTGGACTTGCAGGAAGCCCGCCGCAGAACTCCACCGTCCGGCCCTGGCTTGATCTGGGGGACCACGCGCCACACGAGCAGGATGATCTCACCAGGACAGCTCCTGAAAATCCCACAGAGGAGTTCAGACTTGGGGAGACCAGAGTCAGTGAGTGCAGGaagcctgtaggacagagaacaAGTGAAGGAAGCCAAGCAGGAGCAAGCAAATGCAATGTTCATGGAATCTTCATTCTAGAAGCAGGCAAAAACAGAGCAATGGGATGCTATCCCACAGAGGCAAGGAGTGCGAATATTGTACAGAATGAACCTTAAAATGTGCAGTTGAAACATCTGCGCTATCTACACAGCCTTAAACAAAGGGTTTAGCCACTCAGTAGCACAGTCAGCTGAAGCAGAACCAGCCCCCTGGAACCATGGCAGAAACCACGGAGTCTGTTCAGAGAGTCTTTCCTGCTGTTGGCTGTGGGATCAACATTCATCTGAGCCTGAACCTTCCATTTCCAGGCCAAGAAACGGATTCCCCTAGGAGTGATGTAAATTGCTCACAGCTGGGCAGAGAGCAGACCAAGCAGAGCAGAGCAAGGCAGTGTGCCCAGGGCTGGGCGGGGAAGATACGCCATCTGCCGCCCACTGCCGCCCACTGCCACCCACTGCCCCGTCACCGGATCTCGTGTGCCAGCTCCACACATTTCCAGTGCTCCACAGGCCGCTCATTCAGTTGTAGCAGTGTGTCTAGCTGCTGCAGTCCTGCCCTCTCTGCTGGGCCCCCTGCATCAATAAAGAAAAGCCACTCagtcctctgcttccctagtggcAATGGGCAAGGCCGCTCTTCTCTCAATGGCTGTGTCTGAGAAAAAAGGTGCTACACCAGATGCGGTGGAAGGCAGCACCGCCCCTTTCTCCCCTCACCCTAGCTGCAGTGCCCACCCCACCATCACTCTCCAAGGGTCTCCTGCAACAGGAAGGAAGTGACATCTTTtctggtgctggtggtggggtTTGCAAGAATGtaggagagggtggaagggagaaaGACCATGCGTGCACATGCTTCCGGAAGAACATACGTGCACATGCTTCCGGAAGAACATAAGTGCACATGCTTCCAGAAGAACATACGTGCACATGCTTCCGGAAGAACATACGTGCACATGCTTCCAGAAGAACATACGTGCACATGCTTCCGGAAGACCATATGTGCACATGCTTCCAGAAGAAATTATGTGCACATGCTTCCGGAAGAAATTATGTGCACATGCTTCCGGAAGCCAGAGGACCACCTGTAAACAGTGTGCTTCCACAGGCACTGTCCATTGGCCTGGGACTCCAGTGAGTCTCAACCatcctcctctttctgcctccccagtagtATAATTAAGAACATAAGccactatttctttaatttttattttattttattttattttatttttgcgtGGGTTCCAGAGACCATACTCAAGTTCTCACTCTTACAAGTTGAGTTCCCCACCCACGGAGTTACCTTTCCTCtgcttattttgttgtttctttttgtttgttttgattgaaggttgttttgtttttgtgaggaGCAGAGTCTCATGATATAGGCCAGCCTAGCTTTGAACTTCCGGTATCTGATTCCAGAATCGTCCTGTGTGCAGGGGCTACAGGTAggagccaccacagccagctagGAATATCCAGCTAAGTGGACTGCGAATAAGATGAAAGCCCATCCAAGGCTTTCGTTAGCTCTCACAATTCAAGTTTAGTTCTTCTTCAGAAACTACCAGGAATCAAAATACAAcacctattttcattttgttaaaacaaacaaaactgggtCTATTTTCATAAACCTCAGATTCATCTGTGAGTCATTTAAAGATactattcttttcctttcaaaaggCCAGTCCCTGATCCAGTGTGAGGACCCCCTCCAGCTCCAAATCATTTGCAAGGTCCAGCTGCCCGGTGGGAGGGTAGGGCTGGCATCCCGTGCCGTTCACTTACCAGAATCCACAGCCTGAACTCGAACTGGAGAATCACAGCAGATGGTGAAGCCAAAGCCATCTTTGCCCCTCGGGATAGTGATCTAGGATACAGCCCTGCCCAGTTACTCCAGAGTTCTCAAGTTGGGAAGCCTCCAAGCCCCACCCAGAGCCACCTTCCTCTCCACAGGAACCAGGTCTGAGGAGGAGACAGCCAGCCTTTCTCTGCTCCTGAGAGCCAGCATCTTAAGGCTGCCTTGTGGGCCAAACCAGCTGCCAAGAGCTCAAGCAACTAGGAAGGGATAAACCTCGCTGCTGGGTCCTAACTCGGGAGCTGTCTGCAGCTGTACCTCCTCTCCCCGCCTCCCTCTCAGCGTCCTTTCCCATGGAGGTCTTGGGATCTTGGCCCAGGGTTTTCCTTGTGCCTGGAGCGCCAGGAAGGAAAGACTAGGACATATTCTCTCTGTTATGGTCAAGGGTCCGGGGAAGAGTGCTGGGGTTCACAGGCACAGGCAGAGCCAAGGCCTCCTGGATAAGCCAGCACTAACCACGGGCTTCATTCTGCCCGCAAAGGGCGATGTGTATGGGAGTGCCTCAGCTCGAGCTTTCAGAAGTTCTGCTAAAGGACCCTTCCATCCGGATGCTCTTTGCAGATCAAAACTGTGTAACCCAAACTCCTGCTGCGTGTTATGCACTATGAGGTACATAGGACAGGAGCTGCCAGGGGGGTGGTGCTTGGTCTCTGGCTACTGGAGAGGACAAGCCCACACAAATCTCTCCACAGAAAAACAGGCCATGACaagcaacagaggagagaatACAGAGAAGATACAGAGGAGAGACTGTATAACAATCAGGCCTGTGTGACTCCAGACACCACGCCTGTGTGACCCCCCCTCCCAACACCACACCTGTGTGTGACCCTAGACACCACGCCTGTGAGTGGCAGGTGTTCAGCAAAGATTTGTCCGTTAGGGCGATAACAGCGTCTCACCTACAGCATGTTCATGGCTGGGGTTTTGGAAATGGCTTAAGGCAGTGGCTCTCAGTCATCTGAGTGCTATGACCCCTTCACACAGCTTctcgtgctgtggtgacccccaatcagaAAATcactttcattgctactccacaactgtgattttgctactggaggcggaaattttttcaataaaaaataaataaataaatataaaaaataaaataaagaaaactttaactataaaaaaaattgtaatgtaaatatctggtatgtgacccctgtgaaagggttatttagCTCcctaaaggggtcacaacccctaggttgagaacagctgagtgagcagttaagagcacagccATTATTCTTGCTAGTGCTAGCACTGGAGTTCTatgcccagcatccatgtcaggtggctccAGCGGGggtccaacacctctggccttcATTTATACATCCCCATGCACatataaaaagataattaaaaaaacttttaaaataaaatcttcaaaaaacaaaaaggctggTTCTGTGTGCAGCACGGCCCACCAGCTCACTGAGATGATTAAATCAGAAAATGGCTTCCGAGGGAGTCCCGAGATCCCCCTCAGAGGGGGAGGGCAGGGTGGCTCCCAACAAGCACCAGAAAAGGTGTCCTggccaagaagagaaagaaaacagggcaTCAGCCTCGGGCACTACCTGCTGGCTCTTAGGGCTGGGTGCCTGTGTCCACCTGATGGCACCCCAAGGCCAGGGTTAGCAAAGGGGAGCAGGCAGGAGCCCAGAGTGAGCAAAGGTCCCCAAGGTTCTGCTTCCCACCAGTCCTGGGCCTGGATTCAAAGCAAGTTTGTAAAACAGGAAATCTGACAGacaagggggagggagaggaagcaggaaaatacCCTGTTCCcataagaattctgggaaaacacacagctaagacaggaagagaaggaaaaagtgggaaaaaagctaaacaaagctAGGCGTGAATGGAAATGATGGAGGAACGAGAGCCCTCACTGCCAGGCCAGCAGAGGCCCAGAGACGACAGCAGGAGCCACTATGTGGGACAGCTCCCTGGTCTCAAGATGAACGTGTGTCCAGACAGGTACAGGAGCCTCTTTACCTCCCCGAGAACCATCCCACCCCATGGGAAAGCAAAGGACTGGCAGGAGAGGAGCGGACTGCAAGGAGGCAACACCATGTTCTGGCCACCATGACCTCTGAGCATGCAGAGGGTGGTATCCAATATCCCAAGAGTCTGTCCATCACTACACCCCAAGGGAGAGACTTCAGCAagcccattttacagagaagGTAATCAAGGCCCAAAGTGAGGGAATGCTCCCCTacccctcctctgacctcttctgACTCTGGGACCTCAGCAGCTCCTGACAGGTGTCCTTCCCAGGGTGGTTCTTCCTCTTGCCTGCCAAGGGCAAGAAGTGCCATTGCTCCTGTCTCAGCCATGCCAGCACCTGCCCAGTCTCTGAAGTTCTGCCACATCTAGACTCCTGTCCCTAGCTGTCGGCATTTACTGACCACTCCCTAGAGATGGGCAGCACACACAGCCATGCACTCCATAGGAGCCATCCTCTTGCTCACACAGGCTTGTCTCTATTTCACTTCCTACTTTAGGGACAAGGGACTATGAATTGCTCAAGAGAGGAAGCTAAAGGGGACCAAGCTAGACTAGAACTCTGGTCCCATAGAAAATTTAGTGCAGTCAGCTCTGCCCCGGCTTCTAATGCAGAGGCCATCCTTACTCTGAGCCCAGAGCTGTGGGTCCAGCCCATGTGTGTACCAGGTCCTACTCTGGCCACTGGCACAGCCCAGTCTTCTGGCCCCTAACCCAAAGACACCTAGGATTTCATTATCTTCCACCTGGtgcccaccctgcccccaccaccT
Protein-coding sequences here:
- the Rgs3 gene encoding regulator of G-protein signaling 3 isoform X6, producing MNRFHGLCKVCSERRYRQITIPRGKDGFGFTICCDSPVRVQAVDSGGPAERAGLQQLDTLLQLNERPVEHWKCVELAHEIRSCPGEIILLVWRVVPQIKPGPDGGVLRRASCKSTHDLLSPPNKREKNCTHGAPSRPEQRHSCHLVCDSSDGLLLGGWERYTEVGKRSGQHTLPALSRTTTPTDPNYIILAPLNPGSQLLRPVYQENAIPEEPGTTTKGKSYTGLGKKSRLMKTVQTMKGYNNYQDCSALRPHVPHSSYGTYVTLAPKVLVFPVFVQPLDLCNPARTLLLSEELLLYEGRNTASQVTLFAYSDLLLFTKEDEPGRCDVLRNPLYLQSVKLQEGSSEDLKFCVLYLAEKAECLFTLEAHSQEQKKRVCWCLSENIAKQQQLAVSPPERKKLHPYGSLQQEMGPVTSFKATQDRSFTSSGQTLIG